The region CATAGAAGCTATGCTAAATGTGATTGATAAAGATGCGGTGGCAGATAACGATCAAGCCGAAATGCTCTATCCCCAAGACTTGATTCAGCATACTGCTAATGATGATGACTCTTATGTTTCTCAGTCATCATCGCGATCAAAAAAAACGAATACAACGGCAGCAGCATTAGCTGTGGCTTGTGTTTTTGTGATCCTGATTATTGCGATATTGCTCTTTAGCACGCGTAATCCTGCTGCTAATGGCGAACTCAGAAAGCATAGAGTATCTCACATGCATGAGTATTCTATATTGCCAGGAGAAAGAGAAGATATTGCGAGAAGAAGAGCCAATATGGAAGCTCAACGAGAATTGATCAATAAAGCGAAGAACAGCTTTTCGTTATCTGGAAATTATGCCACAGGTTATGCGGTTTTTGATATTCAGACTGAAGATCAAGAGCAGGATACCGATAACGGCATCATTCAGATCAATCTGTATATCGAAACAGACAAACATAGCCTCCAAGCAAAACTGGACTATCTAAATCGTAACCATGACATTTTGGAAGAATTGAATAATAAGCAACAGGTATATGATGCAAACTATGATTTGCTTCAAGAAGCTGAATGGAACTTAGAAGAAAGCTATACGAACCTACAACAATTACTCATGGAGAATCAGGGCTTACCCACCGGCGAGGATACATATAGCGCTTATGGTGGTGATGATACCGCCTCAGAATATTCCAATCGTACTTCATCATCGGATTATTCTGCTCAGCAGAACCCCTGGTATAATCAAAAAGTAAAAGAGGGCGAGTCCTTGTATCAGATTAGTTTAGATATGTATGAGGAACAAATCCTGGAGATAGAAAACACTATAGAATCCCTGGATCCTCTACGGCAACAACTGGCAATGATAGCGGAGCAGGAGAGCCCTGATAATAGAAACAACTTCCTTGATAATGTAGCAGGTGGTTTGAGCAAACTGAAAGGCAAGGTCAGTCTCGGATCAGATCCATGGAAGGCTTTTATCGCATGGAGGCAAGACCCACAAAATGATAAAGAAAGCTACTTGAATCATTATGAGGTTAAACATGGAAGTAGGAACTTGGCTGAAAAGTGGTATCTTGACATTGAATTTTCAGATGAAGATATCGAAAAATGGCAAAACTTAGCTGATGGTATCACACAGAAACTTTTGAATCAAGATGGGGTCGAAAGGATAAACAAAAGAGATTTTACTATTGAGTACCCATCATCAGGTGTTGCAGTAATATCACTAAATAAAGAAGGCACAAAAAAACTCTTCAAAGCGATGGATAAAGGCATGGAACTATTTGGCTTCGATAGCGGTATAAGCATGGAAGAAGTAATGGAGGGGCAGGGACTGAGTATTGACGATTTCAGTGAAAAATACTATATGCGCAAGGAAAATGGCAAATGGAAAAGATACCTTCACGAAGAAGATACTGAACGTAATCAAATGGATTACAGGGATGAACAGATGGAAATGTTTCGTCGTGGGAGACAGAATGATGATCTTTTGGAAGCTTTAGAGAAGATAAGGGGATAAGGTCTGCCTATCCTGGTTAATTCAATATGCAAGATTCTAATAATGGAAGTCACTATGATGAACAAAAAGAATAGTTCGTTTCTTGGTCTGCTAATTATTTTGGCTACAGGCCTATTGTTGTCCTGCTTAAGCATTTTGCCGTTAAATGCTGTTGAGGGTCTCATGCTTGGATCTCAGGCTGATACTTTATACTACTATTCTACTGATTTGAGAATCGAGGGTTTATCAGCCCGAAATACTAAATACAAGATATCGGCACAATATCCTGTATTCACCAATATGGATGAGTTCCATAAGCATAATTTGGAAAAATACACTTATGAATTGATGAGCGAAATACTACTGCATCATATATTGGAAAATGATAAGATAGATTTTGGTAATGACATTGTTGCTTTGGCAAATGCTGTGATGCAAGACTGGTTGAGTAAAGACGCTTACAACTCTGTGTACCGAATGGAGGATAGCATCTGTGTGGAGATTGTGTTAAACTCTGAAATTACAACATTCAAAGTATCTCATTGGG is a window of Candidatus Cloacimonadota bacterium DNA encoding:
- a CDS encoding FHA domain-containing protein, translating into MRCIFCKTEVIDSAQYCPVCGQSTGTSIECSATIKLGRDSSSDIVYNNPIVSRKHALITYVRGVFEICDNKSHNGVYVNGQRVCSSAILPTDQISLGNSQTIEWSELIKALDTKILEDQEEIIAHDDKSTYDITISVGRNHDNQIVVDHPKVSRHHALVCVEKVAGQNILYVKDLNSSNGLYVNGQRITFCKVDKSDHIMLGQNVLLTWERIEAMLNVIDKDAVADNDQAEMLYPQDLIQHTANDDDSYVSQSSSRSKKTNTTAAALAVACVFVILIIAILLFSTRNPAANGELRKHRVSHMHEYSILPGEREDIARRRANMEAQRELINKAKNSFSLSGNYATGYAVFDIQTEDQEQDTDNGIIQINLYIETDKHSLQAKLDYLNRNHDILEELNNKQQVYDANYDLLQEAEWNLEESYTNLQQLLMENQGLPTGEDTYSAYGGDDTASEYSNRTSSSDYSAQQNPWYNQKVKEGESLYQISLDMYEEQILEIENTIESLDPLRQQLAMIAEQESPDNRNNFLDNVAGGLSKLKGKVSLGSDPWKAFIAWRQDPQNDKESYLNHYEVKHGSRNLAEKWYLDIEFSDEDIEKWQNLADGITQKLLNQDGVERINKRDFTIEYPSSGVAVISLNKEGTKKLFKAMDKGMELFGFDSGISMEEVMEGQGLSIDDFSEKYYMRKENGKWKRYLHEEDTERNQMDYRDEQMEMFRRGRQNDDLLEALEKIRG